From the Calderihabitans maritimus genome, one window contains:
- a CDS encoding glycosyltransferase family 2 protein: MSVSAVIPAYNEEKTVGEIVRVLHEVPQVKEIIVVSDGSTDRTVEVARNAGAKVIALTQNTGKGAAMMAGVREAKYGVILFLDADLIGLTAAHVVDLINPVLLDEADMTVGIFERGRIATDLAQDLAPFLSGQRAIKKCILHDIDLEPARFGVEVAITRYASERGWRVKEVLLEDMSHIMKEEKLGLLRGFWARLKMYWEIAKYIRY; the protein is encoded by the coding sequence GTGAGCGTATCAGCTGTTATCCCGGCTTATAACGAAGAGAAAACGGTAGGAGAGATAGTTCGTGTTTTACATGAAGTGCCTCAAGTAAAAGAAATTATAGTGGTCAGCGATGGATCCACCGACCGAACGGTGGAAGTTGCCCGTAATGCGGGAGCAAAAGTTATTGCCCTTACTCAAAACACAGGAAAGGGTGCCGCTATGATGGCGGGGGTACGGGAAGCAAAATACGGTGTCATTCTTTTCTTAGATGCTGATTTAATCGGACTGACGGCAGCGCATGTGGTGGACTTGATAAATCCTGTTCTTTTGGATGAAGCCGATATGACGGTAGGGATTTTTGAGCGAGGCAGAATAGCTACCGATTTGGCTCAGGATCTGGCTCCCTTTCTTTCCGGACAAAGGGCGATAAAAAAGTGTATTTTACATGACATAGACCTGGAACCGGCTCGATTTGGCGTAGAGGTAGCCATAACACGATACGCCTCTGAGCGGGGCTGGCGAGTTAAAGAAGTGCTTTTGGAGGATATGTCACATATTATGAAGGAAGAAAAGTTGGGACTGCTCAGAGGTTTTTGGGCTCGTCTAAAAATGTACTGGGAAATTGCCAAATACATTCGATATTAA
- a CDS encoding MgtC/SapB family protein: protein MSQEFEVIFRLILAGILGGFIGLERESLRKSAGFRTHILVCVGAALVMLVSIHVASGNPNADPARIAAQVVSGIGFLGAGTIMREGATVRGLTTAASLWVVACIGLAVGAGMYFASTIGTGLVFLALLYLGKLERRLTERRHYHVLYLTVDDEPGQMGRIGWALGELGVNIHNIDMRSLSDNKARLELYLTIPVELRTEKVITTLMQLEGVHQIELEE, encoded by the coding sequence GTGTCTCAGGAATTTGAGGTAATTTTTCGCCTCATTTTAGCCGGCATTTTGGGCGGCTTTATCGGTCTAGAGAGAGAAAGCCTGAGAAAATCAGCCGGTTTTCGAACCCATATTTTGGTCTGTGTAGGCGCTGCCCTGGTGATGCTGGTTTCCATTCATGTGGCTTCTGGAAATCCGAATGCAGACCCGGCCCGAATAGCCGCCCAGGTGGTAAGTGGAATAGGTTTTTTAGGTGCCGGTACCATTATGCGGGAAGGAGCTACAGTTCGCGGGTTGACTACAGCAGCCAGTCTCTGGGTAGTCGCATGTATTGGTTTGGCGGTAGGGGCGGGTATGTATTTTGCTTCAACTATTGGCACAGGTTTGGTATTTTTGGCTCTTCTCTATTTAGGTAAACTGGAGAGGAGATTGACCGAGCGGCGACATTATCATGTCCTATATTTAACAGTAGATGATGAACCGGGCCAAATGGGACGCATAGGTTGGGCGTTAGGAGAACTCGGAGTTAACATCCACAATATTGATATGAGGAGTTTGAGTGATAACAAGGCCCGTCTTGAACTGTATCTCACTATTCCGGTAGAGCTTCGAACAGAAAAGGTTATCACCACTTTAATGCAATTGGAAGGGGTTCACCAAATTGAGTTAGAAGAATAA
- the rimP gene encoding ribosome maturation factor RimP has translation MSSKKGKAQEELGSIILPVVTEMGYELVDIQYGREGSKWILRIFIDHPEGIGLDDCEMVSRQVEKRLDEEDPIPHSYVLEVSSPGIERPLKLPHDYERFKGRLATIKTYGPVDGRRKFTGTLQGLKDDQVIITENGKNISIPLEMVSRAHLTIEF, from the coding sequence GTGAGCAGTAAGAAAGGAAAAGCCCAGGAAGAATTGGGATCTATCATTCTACCGGTAGTAACAGAAATGGGTTACGAATTGGTGGATATTCAATATGGTAGGGAAGGCTCAAAATGGATCTTGCGGATCTTTATTGATCACCCGGAAGGAATTGGTCTAGATGATTGTGAAATGGTTAGCAGACAGGTAGAGAAGAGACTAGATGAAGAAGATCCTATTCCTCATTCTTATGTACTCGAAGTTTCTTCTCCCGGTATCGAGCGACCGTTAAAGTTGCCTCATGATTATGAACGATTTAAAGGCAGATTAGCAACCATTAAAACCTATGGCCCGGTCGATGGTCGTCGGAAATTTACTGGAACCTTGCAGGGATTGAAGGATGATCAGGTAATCATAACCGAAAATGGAAAGAACATAAGTATTCCTCTGGAGATGGTATCCCGGGCTCATCTAACGATAGAGTTTTAA
- a CDS encoding L7Ae/L30e/S12e/Gadd45 family ribosomal protein: MKANVKTLLGFAQRAGKIVSGRSAVLGQLKKGRAQMVILATDSASDLQGEVKSWCSGRKIPVFYAGTKVELGLAIGKSPRAVLAVLDRNFAERIEQELGREEP; encoded by the coding sequence ATGAAGGCAAACGTTAAAACCTTGTTAGGCTTTGCGCAGCGAGCCGGAAAAATTGTTTCGGGAAGGAGCGCGGTACTAGGCCAGTTAAAAAAAGGGAGAGCCCAGATGGTAATCTTGGCGACGGACAGTGCTTCTGATTTGCAAGGAGAAGTTAAGAGTTGGTGCAGCGGCAGGAAGATTCCCGTATTTTATGCAGGTACTAAGGTGGAATTAGGGCTGGCTATTGGAAAATCGCCTCGTGCGGTGCTTGCTGTTTTGGATCGGAATTTTGCGGAGAGAATTGAGCAGGAGTTGGGGAGAGAAGAACCATGA
- a CDS encoding PolC-type DNA polymerase III: MQEFLRHLPGELKEFAPYIRFKKVEVFRTRGVWRIYLELTRFVPERYLRRFCQEVRRVASDLHEVELEVRYCLEDLTLEEFCQTYWDELVEDLNTRLPGSKGWLSVVSWTTKGDTLTLKLPNEVGVQFLLNKRYPFVLSEYFGYILNRKISVNLEVSPDLAVSTYKFKEKVEYESVHRLAEASVREKQENLEEREVLFGKKIKGEAIPLASIDDEEKNIVVQGYILEINVRELRSGRKLITLDISDNTDSITVKIFDSEEGKLIKSGKLVSGQWIKVRGSVQFDRFMQELIVMADDVNLIENIRREDRSEVKRVELHLHTKMSAMDGLTGIREVVQRAALWGHPAIAITDHGVVQAFPEAYAAGKEYGVKIIYGLEGYLFDDEETNGNTGKSNYHVIILVRNQTGLTNLYRLVTLSHLQYFHRRPRIPKTLLGRYREGLIIGTACEAGELIQRYLAGARGEELEEIARFYDYLEIQPLANNEFLVRSGTVSSKEELKKLNLTIVELGEKLNKPVVATGDVHFLDPEDAVYRQILMAGSGYEDETQAPLYYRTTEDMLEEFSYLGQDRAWRVVVETPNLIASMVEEVKPIPDEFYPPRIDGAEEQIREMAWRKAREIYGDPLPEIVEKRVKKELDAIINNGFAVLYLIAHKLVTKSNQDGYLVGSRGSVGSSLVATLTGITEVNPLPPHYICPGCHYSEFITDGSVNCGVDLPRKNCPRCGRPLRKDGHDIPFEVFMGFKGDKVPDIDLNFSGEYQARAHKYVEELFGRDRVYRAGTIATIAERTAFGFVKNYLEEKGIKARNAEINRLVRGCTGVKRTTGQHPGGLMVVPKDKDIHEFTPLQRPADDPRSETVTTHFDYHAISSRLVKLDILGHDDPTVIKMLEDMTGVSATDIPLDDPETIKLFSGVEVLGVTPEDIRSPVGTYGIPEYGTRFVRQMLEETKPKTFSELVRISGFSHGTDVWLNNAQELIRSGTARLSEAISTRDDIMTYLIYKGVAPDLAFKIMEDVRKGRGLKPEYEEAMKQHEVPAWFINSCKKIKYLFPKAHAVAYVTMAFRIAYFKVWYPEAFYASFFTVRADEFDADLIVRGPEAIRQKIEEIEARWDQATAKDKNLLVILEVALEMYQRGIKLLKVDLERSEALKFKVVGKGVILPPFAALQGIGKTAAENIVRAREQKPFSSINDLRIRARISKTVLEILSEHGCLEGLPETRQLVMFQG, encoded by the coding sequence GTGCAGGAATTCCTTCGACATCTTCCCGGTGAACTGAAAGAATTTGCGCCCTACATCCGTTTTAAAAAAGTAGAAGTATTCCGGACACGGGGAGTTTGGCGAATTTACCTGGAACTAACCCGGTTTGTTCCTGAACGATATCTAAGACGCTTCTGCCAGGAAGTGCGAAGGGTTGCATCGGATTTGCATGAGGTGGAACTGGAGGTTCGATACTGTTTAGAAGATCTGACCTTGGAAGAATTCTGCCAGACTTACTGGGATGAGCTGGTAGAAGATCTTAATACGCGATTGCCGGGCAGCAAGGGTTGGTTGAGTGTTGTTTCATGGACGACTAAAGGCGATACTCTGACCCTGAAACTCCCCAATGAAGTGGGAGTTCAATTTTTGTTAAATAAAAGATATCCTTTTGTCCTCAGCGAATATTTCGGATATATTCTGAACCGGAAAATATCAGTAAATTTGGAGGTTTCACCCGATCTGGCTGTTTCTACCTATAAGTTCAAGGAAAAGGTGGAGTATGAATCTGTCCATAGGTTGGCAGAGGCATCGGTTCGGGAGAAACAAGAGAATCTTGAGGAAAGGGAGGTTCTGTTCGGGAAGAAAATAAAGGGTGAGGCGATTCCCTTAGCCTCAATAGATGACGAAGAGAAAAATATTGTAGTGCAGGGATACATTTTAGAGATAAATGTTAGAGAACTCAGGAGCGGTAGAAAACTGATCACTTTGGACATCAGTGATAACACGGATTCTATAACGGTGAAAATATTTGATAGTGAAGAAGGCAAATTGATAAAGAGTGGGAAGCTGGTAAGCGGCCAATGGATAAAGGTCCGAGGATCAGTACAGTTTGACCGTTTTATGCAAGAACTCATAGTTATGGCTGATGACGTCAATTTAATAGAGAATATTAGACGTGAAGATCGCTCGGAGGTTAAACGGGTAGAACTTCATCTTCATACCAAAATGAGCGCTATGGACGGGCTTACGGGAATAAGAGAGGTCGTTCAGCGGGCGGCGTTGTGGGGACACCCAGCGATAGCTATCACGGATCATGGGGTAGTACAGGCTTTTCCCGAAGCTTATGCTGCCGGGAAGGAGTACGGTGTAAAAATAATTTACGGTTTAGAAGGTTACTTGTTTGATGATGAGGAAACCAATGGCAATACCGGGAAGAGCAACTACCATGTGATCATTTTGGTCAGGAACCAGACCGGTCTGACAAATTTGTACCGCCTTGTAACTCTTTCTCATTTGCAGTATTTTCACCGGCGCCCTCGCATTCCTAAGACCCTGTTGGGTCGCTACCGGGAAGGTTTGATTATTGGTACCGCGTGCGAAGCAGGAGAACTTATTCAGCGGTATCTTGCGGGGGCCAGGGGGGAAGAGCTCGAGGAAATTGCCCGTTTTTACGATTACTTGGAGATCCAGCCGCTGGCCAACAATGAGTTTTTAGTACGAAGCGGAACTGTATCTTCCAAAGAAGAACTGAAAAAGTTGAACCTGACCATAGTAGAATTAGGAGAAAAACTAAACAAACCGGTAGTGGCAACTGGAGATGTCCACTTTTTGGATCCAGAAGATGCTGTTTACCGCCAAATATTAATGGCGGGAAGTGGTTATGAAGATGAAACTCAAGCTCCTCTTTACTACCGGACAACAGAGGACATGTTAGAGGAATTTAGCTACCTGGGGCAAGATAGAGCCTGGCGGGTGGTAGTGGAAACCCCTAACCTAATAGCCAGTATGGTAGAAGAAGTCAAGCCTATTCCTGACGAATTTTACCCTCCGCGGATCGACGGAGCTGAAGAACAAATCAGGGAGATGGCCTGGAGGAAAGCCCGGGAAATTTATGGCGATCCCCTGCCTGAAATTGTTGAGAAACGAGTGAAAAAAGAGCTTGATGCGATAATAAATAATGGTTTTGCCGTCCTATATCTTATAGCTCATAAACTGGTCACTAAGTCGAACCAAGACGGTTATCTAGTCGGCTCCAGGGGATCAGTTGGTTCTTCCCTAGTAGCAACGCTGACGGGAATTACAGAAGTCAATCCTCTACCCCCTCATTATATATGCCCGGGATGCCATTACAGTGAATTTATAACCGACGGCTCGGTCAACTGTGGGGTAGACTTGCCGCGAAAGAATTGTCCGAGGTGCGGTCGACCCTTACGGAAAGACGGACATGATATTCCTTTTGAAGTTTTTATGGGCTTCAAAGGGGACAAAGTACCGGACATTGACTTGAATTTTTCCGGGGAATATCAAGCTAGGGCCCACAAGTATGTAGAAGAGTTGTTTGGACGGGATCGGGTGTACCGTGCCGGTACTATAGCTACTATTGCGGAAAGAACAGCCTTTGGGTTTGTTAAAAACTACCTGGAGGAGAAGGGAATAAAGGCACGCAATGCGGAAATAAATCGGCTGGTACGGGGATGTACCGGGGTCAAACGGACTACCGGTCAACATCCCGGTGGCCTCATGGTAGTTCCCAAAGACAAAGATATTCACGAATTTACCCCGCTGCAACGTCCGGCCGATGATCCACGGTCGGAGACTGTTACCACCCACTTCGATTACCATGCTATCAGCAGTCGGTTGGTCAAGCTGGACATTCTCGGTCATGATGATCCCACCGTAATCAAAATGTTGGAAGATATGACTGGGGTTTCTGCTACCGATATTCCATTAGATGATCCAGAGACAATTAAACTGTTTTCCGGAGTGGAAGTGCTGGGTGTAACTCCGGAAGATATCCGTTCTCCGGTAGGTACTTATGGCATACCTGAATACGGCACCCGTTTTGTACGGCAAATGCTGGAGGAAACGAAGCCGAAAACATTTTCTGAGCTGGTACGTATAAGCGGGTTTTCCCATGGAACGGATGTGTGGCTAAATAACGCTCAAGAACTGATTAGAAGTGGTACCGCCCGGTTGTCGGAAGCCATCTCGACACGAGATGATATAATGACCTATCTTATCTATAAAGGCGTGGCTCCCGACCTGGCTTTTAAGATAATGGAGGATGTCCGCAAGGGGCGGGGGCTGAAACCGGAATACGAGGAAGCAATGAAGCAGCACGAGGTGCCGGCCTGGTTTATCAATTCCTGTAAGAAGATTAAATATCTGTTTCCCAAAGCGCATGCTGTTGCATACGTTACCATGGCCTTTCGTATTGCCTATTTTAAAGTCTGGTATCCTGAGGCATTTTACGCTAGCTTTTTTACGGTGCGAGCTGATGAATTTGATGCTGATTTGATTGTTCGCGGACCGGAGGCAATCCGGCAAAAGATTGAGGAGATAGAAGCTAGGTGGGACCAGGCAACAGCAAAAGACAAAAACTTGCTAGTAATACTTGAAGTGGCTTTAGAAATGTATCAGCGGGGGATAAAGCTTCTTAAAGTCGATTTGGAGCGGTCGGAGGCCTTGAAATTCAAGGTAGTGGGAAAAGGAGTGATTTTACCTCCTTTTGCCGCTCTACAGGGGATAGGGAAGACGGCAGCAGAGAATATTGTCCGAGCCCGGGAACAGAAACCTTTTAGCTCTATAAACGATTTGAGGATCAGAGCTAGAATCAGCAAGACGGTTCTTGAGATTTTATCCGAACACGGTTGTTTGGAAGGATTACCCGAAACCAGACAGTTGGTAATGTTTCAGGGATAG
- the rnpM gene encoding RNase P modulator RnpM, whose product MGRVRKIPQRMCVGCREKKDKRELIRVVRTPEGSVVVDPTGKRSGRGAYICPQVECLLKAVKNRGLERGLETKIEDTVIEELKEVVGGLHEGKR is encoded by the coding sequence GTGGGTAGAGTGCGCAAGATTCCCCAGCGGATGTGCGTGGGTTGCCGGGAAAAAAAAGATAAAAGAGAACTGATTAGAGTAGTGCGTACACCGGAGGGAAGTGTAGTAGTAGATCCTACCGGTAAACGCTCTGGACGGGGAGCTTATATTTGCCCCCAGGTGGAGTGCCTCCTAAAAGCAGTTAAAAATCGCGGATTGGAACGGGGATTAGAAACGAAAATAGAAGATACAGTTATAGAAGAATTGAAAGAAGTCGTGGGTGGGCTCCATGAAGGCAAACGTTAA
- the nusA gene encoding transcription termination factor NusA, producing the protein MNQDFIQALRDLEREKGIPVEVLLEAIEAALISAYKKNFGSAVNVRIHIDRDSGEVKVFSRREVVEQVEDPRTQISLEEAHRENPNYEIGDVVELEVTPKEFGRIAAQTAKQVVVQRIREAERDVIYEEYVNREEDIVTGIVRRQEMRNVFIDLGKTEAVLPVSEQIPGEEYKVGERIKTYIVEVKRTTKGPQILVSRTHPGLLKRLFELEVPEIHDGIVEIKAIAREAGSRSKIAVSSRNENVDAVGACVGPKGMRVQTVVNELKGEKIDIVKWSKDPATFVANALSPAKVLEVKVDEEAQVAQVVVPDYQLSLAIGKEGQNARLAAKLTGWKIDIKSESQVKELQTEETSVEGGLNSG; encoded by the coding sequence ATGAATCAAGATTTTATTCAGGCCTTGCGCGATCTGGAGAGGGAAAAGGGAATACCGGTGGAAGTTCTGTTGGAAGCGATAGAGGCGGCGTTAATTTCTGCTTACAAGAAGAATTTTGGTTCCGCGGTGAATGTGAGAATCCATATAGACCGGGATTCCGGTGAAGTGAAGGTATTTTCCCGACGGGAAGTTGTCGAACAGGTAGAAGATCCCAGAACTCAGATTTCGTTGGAAGAAGCTCATAGGGAAAACCCCAATTACGAAATTGGCGATGTCGTAGAGCTAGAGGTGACCCCTAAGGAGTTCGGGCGTATTGCCGCCCAAACGGCTAAACAGGTAGTAGTGCAACGTATCCGGGAAGCGGAAAGAGACGTTATCTATGAAGAATATGTTAACCGAGAAGAAGACATAGTTACCGGTATCGTGCGGCGGCAGGAGATGCGTAATGTCTTTATTGACTTGGGTAAAACGGAGGCAGTTCTGCCCGTGTCGGAGCAGATCCCCGGAGAAGAATATAAGGTTGGGGAAAGGATTAAGACCTACATAGTAGAGGTTAAGCGGACTACTAAAGGGCCTCAAATTTTGGTCTCTCGAACTCACCCGGGGCTGTTGAAAAGATTATTCGAGTTGGAAGTACCGGAGATTCATGATGGCATAGTGGAAATCAAGGCGATTGCGCGGGAAGCAGGGAGCCGTTCGAAAATAGCAGTTAGTTCCCGGAATGAAAATGTCGATGCTGTTGGTGCATGCGTAGGTCCAAAAGGAATGCGAGTACAAACGGTAGTAAATGAGCTCAAAGGAGAGAAAATAGACATTGTTAAATGGAGTAAAGATCCGGCAACTTTCGTAGCAAACGCTTTGAGTCCAGCTAAAGTGCTGGAGGTAAAGGTAGATGAGGAAGCACAAGTCGCTCAAGTGGTAGTACCAGACTACCAGTTATCCTTGGCCATAGGTAAGGAAGGACAAAATGCCCGCTTGGCCGCGAAACTTACGGGTTGGAAAATTGATATTAAGAGTGAATCCCAAGTGAAGGAACTCCAAACCGAGGAAACATCGGTGGAAGGAGGTCTGAACAGTGGGTAG
- the ispG gene encoding flavodoxin-dependent (E)-4-hydroxy-3-methylbut-2-enyl-diphosphate synthase → MERRKTRPISIGKVTIGGNAPIVVQSMTNTDTRDVETTVKQIKQLETAGCELVRVAVPDTEAAAAIPEIKKRINIPLIGDIHFDYRLAIQAIKNGVDGLRINPGNIGGKKRVQAVVKAARDYGVPIRIGVNAGSLERDILEKHGAITPEAMVESALKHIHLLEEEGFYDIKISLKASHVPLMVEAYRLLARQVDYPFHVGVTEAGTFLRGTVKSAVGIGILLAEGIGDTIRVSLTGDPVQEVRVAYEILKSLDLRRRGVELISCPTCGRCEIDLVSITEKVEEKLEMVDKPLQVAVMGCVVNGPGEARHADIGIAGGRGVGLLFKKGKIVKKVPEAQLVDALLKEIDNMLVEEGTK, encoded by the coding sequence ATAGAGAGGCGTAAAACCAGGCCTATCTCTATCGGGAAGGTTACGATAGGGGGCAATGCTCCTATTGTCGTACAATCCATGACTAATACCGATACAAGGGATGTTGAAACTACTGTAAAGCAGATTAAACAACTGGAGACAGCGGGATGTGAGTTGGTCAGGGTAGCAGTTCCCGATACGGAAGCCGCAGCGGCTATACCGGAGATCAAGAAAAGAATTAATATCCCCTTAATTGGTGATATTCATTTTGATTACCGTTTGGCTATTCAAGCCATAAAAAACGGTGTAGATGGTTTGCGGATAAATCCGGGGAATATCGGAGGGAAGAAAAGAGTCCAAGCGGTGGTCAAGGCAGCCCGGGATTATGGGGTTCCCATCAGGATAGGAGTTAATGCCGGTTCTTTAGAACGGGATATTTTGGAAAAGCACGGTGCGATAACCCCGGAAGCAATGGTAGAGAGTGCTCTGAAACATATTCATTTATTAGAAGAAGAAGGATTTTATGACATCAAAATCTCCTTGAAGGCTTCTCATGTTCCGCTAATGGTTGAAGCTTATCGTTTACTGGCTAGGCAGGTAGACTATCCTTTTCATGTGGGGGTTACGGAGGCCGGAACCTTCTTGCGGGGTACAGTTAAATCAGCGGTGGGAATTGGTATTTTATTGGCGGAAGGTATCGGTGACACAATAAGAGTTTCATTAACCGGTGATCCGGTTCAGGAGGTAAGAGTAGCTTACGAAATTTTAAAATCATTAGATTTGCGTAGAAGAGGGGTTGAACTCATTTCCTGTCCGACCTGTGGTCGGTGTGAAATAGACTTAGTGTCGATTACCGAAAAAGTGGAGGAAAAGCTCGAGATGGTAGACAAACCTTTACAGGTAGCCGTCATGGGTTGTGTGGTTAACGGACCAGGAGAAGCTCGTCATGCGGATATTGGTATTGCCGGTGGAAGAGGTGTTGGTCTATTATTTAAGAAGGGGAAAATTGTCAAGAAAGTTCCTGAAGCCCAATTAGTTGATGCTTTACTGAAAGAAATTGATAATATGCTTGTGGAGGAGGGAACAAAGTGA
- a CDS encoding proline--tRNA ligase, producing MRVSQLLAPTLREDPAEAEVVSHRLMLRAGFIRKAAAGVYTYLPLGYRVLQKIMNIIREEMNKAGGQELLLPIIQPAELWQQTGRWDVYGEEMFRLNDRHGRAFCLGPTHEEIITDLVKNEINSYKQLPLLLYQIQNKYRDEKRPRFGLMRGREFIMKDLYSFDKDEEGMKISYQKMYDAYSNVFRRCGLEFRAVEADPGAIGGGTSHEFMVLADSGEAVVVYCEKCDYAANREKACAKPDIYEKEEMQPLELVHTPEVRTIEEVAGFLQLSPKRLIKTLFYEADDRLICALIRGDREINEIKLKNTVGCLHLKLAADERVAAVVGAETGFVGPVGLEGIDIYADPEVAEMSNAVAGANKNGYHYLNVNPGRDFKVDMVVDLRLVQEGDSCPGCGTPLHATKGIEVGQVFQLGTKYSEAIGAKYHDEHGEERLMVMGCYGIGVSRTMAAAIEQNHDKDGIIWPVAIAPFHVVVIPVSTKEEEQVQVAEQLYQELLDAGIEVVIDDRADRAGVKFKDADLIGYPLRLTVGKRTIEEGTVDIKVRRTGEEMAVPVARVTETVRQLLQELSTS from the coding sequence GTGAGGGTTTCCCAGTTGTTAGCGCCTACTCTGCGGGAAGATCCGGCGGAGGCAGAAGTGGTCAGTCACCGTCTGATGCTGCGGGCAGGTTTTATTCGTAAGGCAGCGGCAGGGGTATATACGTATTTGCCGTTAGGTTATCGAGTATTACAGAAAATAATGAACATAATTAGGGAAGAAATGAACAAGGCAGGAGGGCAAGAGTTACTTTTACCGATCATTCAACCGGCAGAGCTATGGCAGCAAACAGGTCGTTGGGACGTGTACGGGGAGGAGATGTTTCGTCTCAACGACCGTCATGGTCGGGCTTTTTGTCTCGGTCCCACTCATGAAGAAATTATAACTGATCTGGTTAAAAACGAAATTAATTCCTACAAGCAACTTCCCTTATTGCTGTATCAAATACAGAATAAATATCGGGACGAGAAACGTCCACGCTTTGGTTTGATGCGGGGCCGGGAATTTATAATGAAGGATCTTTATTCCTTTGATAAAGATGAAGAAGGCATGAAAATCAGCTACCAAAAAATGTATGATGCCTACTCCAATGTCTTTCGCCGGTGTGGGCTTGAATTTAGAGCCGTAGAGGCAGATCCGGGGGCTATCGGTGGAGGTACCAGTCATGAGTTTATGGTCCTGGCGGATTCAGGAGAGGCGGTAGTTGTTTACTGCGAGAAATGCGATTACGCCGCCAACCGGGAAAAAGCATGTGCTAAGCCAGATATATATGAGAAAGAAGAAATGCAACCATTGGAATTGGTACACACTCCAGAGGTACGGACTATAGAAGAAGTAGCGGGATTTCTTCAGCTATCCCCCAAGCGTCTCATTAAAACTCTCTTTTACGAAGCTGATGACCGGCTAATATGCGCGCTGATTAGGGGTGACCGGGAAATAAATGAGATTAAGCTAAAAAATACGGTGGGATGTTTGCATTTGAAACTGGCTGCGGACGAAAGAGTAGCTGCTGTTGTCGGTGCAGAGACTGGTTTTGTCGGACCGGTGGGTTTGGAGGGAATTGATATCTACGCTGATCCAGAGGTAGCGGAAATGAGTAATGCGGTGGCAGGAGCAAATAAAAACGGATATCATTATCTAAACGTAAATCCGGGCCGGGATTTCAAAGTGGATATGGTAGTCGACTTGCGTTTGGTACAAGAAGGCGATTCCTGTCCCGGTTGTGGAACTCCTTTGCATGCAACAAAAGGTATTGAAGTCGGACAAGTCTTCCAATTAGGTACCAAATACAGTGAAGCTATCGGAGCAAAATACCATGATGAGCATGGCGAAGAACGCCTAATGGTTATGGGATGCTATGGCATTGGTGTGAGCCGGACCATGGCGGCGGCGATAGAGCAGAATCACGATAAGGATGGAATAATTTGGCCGGTGGCTATTGCTCCCTTTCATGTGGTAGTTATTCCGGTCAGCACCAAAGAGGAAGAACAGGTGCAAGTAGCAGAGCAGCTCTATCAGGAATTGCTAGATGCGGGTATAGAGGTAGTTATCGACGATCGGGCCGACCGGGCTGGAGTCAAGTTTAAAGACGCGGATTTGATTGGTTATCCTTTACGTTTAACGGTAGGTAAGCGTACTATAGAAGAGGGGACCGTAGATATTAAAGTAAGACGTACTGGGGAGGAAATGGCTGTCCCAGTTGCCCGAGTAACGGAAACTGTTAGGCAACTGTTACAGGAGCTTTCTACATCCTGA